Proteins from a single region of Aureibacter tunicatorum:
- a CDS encoding OmpA family protein has product MNKVATVLVFLLMAFSARAQQVPYFYSVEKLPINSELPTFFPLYNDSMDVLYVVKANMLEDESGETSYESQDIFHYKFSDLKAGGVYDSLLNNKRNNAVVGISYSGDTLYLLGTYDKRAKKANGLSYTRLEENEWVKPEQMKVHGKNVIDSLYSFYVHPEGDLVILSKFPDKKSDNEDLYISMLGKNGKWSDPHRLPSNINSPYYEITPFMSDDKNTLYFSSNRPGGKGSADVYMSQRLGNDYSQWTDPVNMGKHVNTSAFDAYFSIYPNEEMAFVASTRERKKIEVFMLSSKKYEPEAIVEEVPAVLPKPKVAKAPIFMPILFDFDKTYIRAGYKMMLKQEVVPFLMDNPTYDVMVIGHTDHIGSETYNEDLSRRRALSIFNFLQQHDISPSRMKIVGKGFSDPAAPNTTKEGRQKNRRVILMLKDRN; this is encoded by the coding sequence ATGAATAAAGTTGCTACTGTTCTGGTATTTCTATTGATGGCGTTCTCTGCCAGAGCACAACAGGTACCATATTTTTATAGTGTGGAGAAATTGCCTATAAACTCGGAACTGCCTACTTTTTTTCCTCTTTATAATGACTCGATGGATGTTCTCTATGTTGTGAAAGCTAATATGCTGGAAGATGAGTCAGGAGAGACAAGTTATGAAAGTCAGGATATATTTCATTATAAGTTTTCCGATCTAAAAGCTGGAGGAGTATATGATTCGCTTCTGAATAATAAAAGAAATAATGCCGTAGTGGGAATATCTTATTCTGGAGACACCCTATACCTGTTAGGCACATATGATAAAAGGGCTAAAAAAGCCAATGGCTTGTCATATACAAGGTTGGAGGAAAATGAATGGGTGAAACCGGAACAGATGAAAGTGCATGGAAAGAATGTGATTGATTCTTTGTATAGTTTTTATGTTCATCCGGAAGGTGATTTGGTGATACTATCTAAATTCCCTGATAAAAAATCGGACAATGAGGACCTTTATATTTCAATGTTAGGCAAGAATGGGAAGTGGAGTGATCCTCATCGGTTGCCTTCCAATATAAATTCCCCATATTATGAGATAACTCCATTTATGTCTGATGACAAGAATACGCTTTATTTTTCAAGTAATAGGCCTGGAGGGAAAGGAAGCGCGGATGTATACATGTCCCAGAGGCTCGGCAATGACTATAGTCAATGGACGGACCCTGTGAATATGGGCAAACATGTGAATACTAGCGCGTTTGACGCGTATTTTAGTATTTATCCAAATGAGGAGATGGCTTTTGTCGCAAGCACTAGAGAGCGAAAAAAGATAGAGGTATTTATGCTTAGCTCTAAAAAATATGAACCTGAAGCTATTGTTGAAGAGGTTCCTGCTGTTTTGCCAAAGCCAAAAGTTGCAAAAGCGCCGATTTTCATGCCGATATTATTTGATTTCGACAAGACTTATATTAGAGCGGGATATAAGATGATGTTGAAGCAAGAAGTAGTTCCTTTTTTAATGGATAATCCAACTTATGATGTTATGGTCATTGGGCATACAGATCATATTGGGTCCGAAACGTATAATGAAGATTTGTCGAGAAGACGCGCATTGTCAATATTTAATTTCTTGCAACAACATGATATTTCTCCGAGCAGAATGAAAATAGTCGGCAAAGGTTTCAGTGATCCCGCGGCTCCAAATACCACAAAAGAAGGCCGTCAAAAAAATAGAAGAGTTATTTTAATGCTAAAAGATAGAAACTAA
- a CDS encoding DUF6427 family protein has translation MLQYFRINDPFRLAWILLILFIAQIPIWTGPEFVTQFQLKGFIIGEALNGGNTMYKDIYDSTGPLSAGFYWMYHNIFNNSLWADRILGTLIVFIQAAIVNAILNNLKVYNESSYISALVYSFLCLSFFTFSLLSPWMLSMPFVLMSIYFTIIHMNSKTKDDIYLIMAGLLMGTASLFYWTNSLYIIGIEVILVVSSATIFRRYLLFLFASILPIAIAYCYFFIFDASSEFFYQNSLSFFNIGSHFSVSKYGILIPVAIPLIMLFASFFKMVERASFNFNQAKVNTSMVLLLIIGLFATAFSDGKEPSKFIFLLFPMTYFICYLLLLIQRRFIAEIFFGVLSVSALLTNYNSYYQKGFMSEILNLNKLTAKHEPDNAPFENKKILVIGEDLSHYAKAKLSTPYLNWEISKPLFEELDYYDNQTNLYVNFKHHAPDLIIDEKGVFKNIQNTIPLIKKSYKLIEEGDISIYSKSASLKK, from the coding sequence TTGTTACAGTATTTTAGAATCAACGACCCGTTTAGACTTGCATGGATTTTATTGATATTATTCATCGCCCAAATTCCAATATGGACAGGCCCTGAATTTGTGACCCAGTTCCAATTAAAAGGATTTATCATTGGCGAAGCCCTGAATGGAGGCAACACCATGTACAAAGATATTTATGACTCTACAGGACCATTATCAGCTGGATTTTACTGGATGTATCATAATATCTTCAACAACTCGTTATGGGCTGATCGAATATTAGGAACGCTCATCGTCTTCATTCAAGCGGCCATTGTAAACGCAATCCTCAATAATTTAAAAGTTTACAATGAAAGCTCTTATATTTCTGCCTTAGTCTACTCGTTTCTTTGCTTGTCTTTCTTCACCTTTTCATTGTTATCGCCTTGGATGCTAAGCATGCCATTCGTTTTGATGAGCATTTACTTCACCATTATCCATATGAATAGCAAAACCAAAGATGATATCTACCTCATTATGGCAGGACTTCTTATGGGCACGGCTTCGTTATTTTATTGGACCAACTCTTTGTATATCATAGGCATAGAAGTCATACTAGTGGTTTCTTCAGCCACAATATTCAGACGATACCTTTTATTTTTATTCGCATCCATATTGCCTATAGCAATAGCGTACTGCTACTTTTTTATTTTTGACGCTTCTTCAGAATTTTTCTATCAAAATAGCCTTTCTTTCTTCAATATCGGTTCGCATTTTTCAGTATCGAAATACGGCATTCTTATTCCTGTAGCTATTCCTTTAATCATGCTATTTGCTTCATTTTTTAAAATGGTTGAAAGAGCATCATTCAATTTCAACCAAGCGAAAGTAAATACTTCTATGGTTTTGTTGCTGATTATAGGCCTGTTTGCAACAGCATTCAGTGATGGAAAGGAACCTTCAAAATTCATCTTTTTGCTGTTCCCAATGACATATTTCATATGTTATCTGCTTTTGCTTATTCAGCGAAGATTCATTGCTGAAATATTCTTTGGGGTGCTTTCAGTAAGCGCGTTGCTCACTAATTACAATAGCTATTATCAAAAAGGCTTCATGTCAGAAATTTTGAATTTGAACAAATTGACCGCAAAGCACGAGCCTGACAATGCACCATTCGAAAACAAAAAAATATTGGTCATTGGCGAGGACTTAAGCCATTACGCAAAAGCTAAGTTATCGACACCTTATCTTAATTGGGAAATATCAAAACCATTGTTTGAAGAGCTGGATTATTACGATAACCAAACAAATCTATATGTGAACTTCAAGCATCATGCTCCTGACCTCATTATAGATGAAAAAGGCGTATTCAAAAACATTCAGAACACAATTCCTTTAATTAAAAAAAGCTACAAATTAATAGAGGAAGGCGATATCAGCATTTACTCAAAATCAGCTTCACTGAAAAAATAG
- the rbfA gene encoding 30S ribosome-binding factor RbfA — translation MESKRQQKFSKLIQKDLSEIFQRQTKHLFGSMFITVSEVKMSPDLSFAKVYLSFMLAKTPEENIKLINQHKPEIRKFLGNKIAKQVRIVPELAFFLDTTLDNASRIENLLNDIEIPNDDKINPDDYSRDID, via the coding sequence ATGGAAAGCAAGAGACAACAGAAATTTTCAAAGCTTATACAAAAAGACTTGAGTGAAATATTCCAAAGACAAACTAAGCATTTGTTCGGAAGCATGTTCATTACAGTGTCTGAGGTGAAGATGAGCCCGGATTTGAGTTTTGCGAAAGTGTATTTGAGTTTTATGCTGGCGAAGACTCCTGAGGAAAACATTAAATTGATAAACCAACATAAACCTGAGATTCGCAAGTTTTTAGGAAATAAGATCGCCAAGCAGGTTCGCATAGTGCCTGAGCTGGCTTTTTTCCTTGATACTACGCTTGACAATGCCAGCCGCATCGAGAATTTGCTTAATGATATTGAAATACCAAATGATGATAAAATAAATCCAGACGATTACTCAAGAGATATCGACTAA
- a CDS encoding FtsX-like permease family protein yields the protein MNLPFFIAKRYFKSKKQKNFISIISNISMIGVAIGTMALVVVLSVYNGLGSLIRSFYNSFDPQLLVEAKKGKTFEVDSSFIAEIKSVPGIASVSEVIEDNAYARYKKAEMVVKVKGVSPEYKEQSGIGEQINLGTFKYREKQRNYALIGAEVQYALSVNVNNDFYPLQIYYPKRKAKASLDPRKMFNNKSILPSGVFTVDRKLDYIIVPLSFAQGLTGYGNERTSLEIMLESDARVSKVQNELKKLLGDKFEVLNRDEQQATLLKVLRIERLFLIVALSFIIAVASFNIFFSLSMLAIEKKKDISVMYAMGASDHLIRRIFLNEGLIIAITGALLGVFTGLGICLLQAEFGLVKMGFQGNVLIPYPVKIIWTDLLVTGAVVIVITLLASLRPAQIASRYNNNSML from the coding sequence TTGAATCTTCCATTTTTTATTGCTAAGAGATATTTTAAGTCCAAAAAGCAAAAGAACTTCATCAGTATCATCAGCAATATTTCGATGATAGGAGTTGCTATCGGGACGATGGCGCTTGTTGTTGTGCTTTCTGTTTATAATGGATTGGGAAGTTTGATTAGAAGCTTTTACAATAGTTTCGATCCGCAACTTTTGGTGGAAGCTAAAAAAGGGAAGACTTTTGAAGTGGATAGTTCTTTTATCGCCGAGATCAAATCCGTGCCAGGAATCGCTTCCGTCAGCGAAGTGATAGAGGACAATGCGTATGCCAGATACAAGAAAGCCGAGATGGTGGTGAAAGTAAAAGGCGTAAGTCCGGAGTACAAAGAACAAAGCGGTATTGGTGAGCAGATAAACCTTGGCACGTTCAAGTATAGAGAGAAGCAAAGAAATTATGCTTTGATAGGTGCTGAAGTGCAATATGCTCTATCGGTAAATGTCAATAATGACTTCTATCCCCTTCAGATTTATTATCCAAAGAGAAAAGCGAAGGCTAGCCTTGACCCTCGCAAAATGTTTAACAACAAAAGCATATTGCCTTCGGGGGTTTTTACTGTCGATAGGAAGCTGGATTATATAATAGTGCCTTTGAGTTTTGCTCAAGGTTTGACTGGTTATGGCAATGAGCGAACCAGTCTTGAAATTATGTTAGAGAGCGATGCCAGAGTAAGCAAAGTGCAGAATGAGCTGAAAAAGTTGCTTGGAGATAAATTTGAAGTATTGAATCGGGATGAGCAGCAAGCTACTTTGTTAAAAGTATTGCGTATCGAGCGTTTGTTTTTAATTGTAGCGTTAAGCTTTATTATTGCGGTGGCTTCCTTTAATATATTTTTCTCGCTTAGTATGCTTGCCATCGAAAAGAAAAAAGACATTTCGGTTATGTATGCAATGGGAGCCTCGGATCATTTGATTCGTCGTATTTTCTTAAATGAAGGCTTGATAATTGCCATTACAGGAGCCTTGCTGGGCGTGTTTACAGGATTGGGAATTTGCTTGTTGCAAGCCGAGTTTGGTCTTGTGAAAATGGGCTTCCAAGGAAATGTCCTCATCCCCTACCCTGTTAAAATTATTTGGACGGATTTGTTAGTTACTGGAGCTGTTGTTATTGTGATCACATTGCTTGCTTCGCTAAGGCCTGCTCAGATCGCCTCTAGATATAATAACAATAGCATGTTATAG
- a CDS encoding ferredoxin, with the protein MALFIDTDLCTNMGACEPECPHTAIYDVGEYWKFSDGTSLSGQVKNLNGEVIDADVINKPLSDESYFIVADKCTNCIGEYDEPQCAAVCATDAPTLITGLEEEDKSRLIKKKEWLTEEQYNLDL; encoded by the coding sequence ATGGCTTTATTTATTGATACAGATTTATGCACAAACATGGGAGCTTGTGAACCTGAATGTCCACACACTGCCATATATGATGTAGGAGAATATTGGAAATTTTCTGATGGAACCAGTTTGAGTGGGCAAGTTAAAAACTTAAATGGTGAAGTTATTGATGCGGATGTTATAAATAAGCCTTTATCTGATGAGAGTTATTTTATAGTTGCTGATAAGTGTACAAATTGTATTGGAGAATATGATGAACCACAGTGCGCGGCAGTCTGTGCTACAGATGCTCCTACTTTAATTACAGGCTTGGAAGAAGAAGACAAATCTAGACTAATAAAAAAGAAAGAATGGTTAACAGAAGAGCAATATAATTTAGATTTATAA
- a CDS encoding lipoprotein signal peptidase: MKYAKYYLAALAVIVIDQIVKLLVHFYMPMGSAGEIQVLGDWFKLHYTLNPGMAFGMELGSDYGKLFLTTFRLFATGGIAYYLYYLAKKNVSRGLLWCIALILGGAIGNVVDSIFYGVFLNNAPYNAPSPWFHGQVVDMFYVDIWEGYLPEWLGGGYMALWPIFNVADASIFIGVAIIIIFQKRFFKETGELHHDSHPEDIIS; this comes from the coding sequence ATGAAATACGCAAAATATTACTTGGCAGCTCTGGCGGTCATTGTTATTGATCAAATAGTAAAACTTTTGGTCCATTTTTATATGCCAATGGGTTCGGCAGGCGAAATCCAAGTATTGGGTGATTGGTTCAAACTGCATTATACACTAAATCCGGGAATGGCATTTGGTATGGAGTTGGGTTCTGATTACGGAAAACTATTCTTGACGACATTCAGATTATTCGCCACAGGAGGTATTGCTTATTATTTATATTATCTGGCAAAGAAAAACGTCAGCAGAGGATTGCTCTGGTGCATTGCCTTGATTTTGGGAGGTGCAATTGGCAATGTTGTAGATAGTATTTTTTACGGCGTGTTTTTGAATAATGCTCCTTATAACGCGCCTTCGCCATGGTTTCATGGGCAGGTAGTCGACATGTTTTACGTTGACATCTGGGAGGGATACCTTCCTGAATGGCTTGGAGGTGGATATATGGCACTATGGCCAATATTCAATGTTGCGGATGCTTCGATTTTTATCGGCGTAGCCATCATCATCATCTTCCAAAAAAGGTTCTTCAAGGAAACCGGAGAACTTCATCATGACTCGCACCCTGAGGATATTATTTCTTAA